A region from the Pelobates fuscus isolate aPelFus1 chromosome 1, aPelFus1.pri, whole genome shotgun sequence genome encodes:
- the LOC134587208 gene encoding histone H2A, sperm-like — translation MSGRGKKVQKAAAGNVSKSSKAGLQFPVGRIHRFLKKGNYAKRIGAAASVYLAASLEYLCAEVLELSGNAARDNKKSRISPRHIQLAVRNDDELSKLFDGVTIAEGGVLPNIHAVLLPKKTIRGPRSQESSKVAESQEF, via the coding sequence ATGTCTGGTCGTGGAAAGAAGGTTCAGAAAGCTGCAGCTGGAAATGTCTCTAAATCATCCAAGGCTGGCCTGCAGTTCCCAGTTGGACGTATCCACAGATTCTTGAAGAAAGGAAACTATGCGAAGAGGATTGGTGCGGCAGCTTCTGTTTACCTGGCAGCCTCTCTGGAGTACCTGTGTGCGGAGGTCTTGGAGCTGTCAGGAAACGCGGCCAGAGACAACAAGAAATCGAGGATCTCACCCAGACACATCCAGCTGGCAGTTAGAAATGATGATGAACTCTCCAAGCTGTTTGATGGCGTCACAATTGCTGAGGGTGGTGTCTTGCCTAACATCCATGCTGTGCTTCTACCAAAGAAAACTATTAGAGGCCCAAGGTCACAAGAGTCAAGTAAAGTAGCAGAGTCTCAAGAATTCTAG
- the LOC134587216 gene encoding histone H2A-like: protein MSGRGKKVQKAAAGKASKSSKAGLQFPVGRIHRLLKKGNYAERIGAAAAVYLAASLEYLCAEVLELSGNAARDNKKSRILPRHIQLAVRNDDELSKLFDGITIADGGVLPNIHAVLLPKKTSRVPGSQESSKVAESQEF, encoded by the coding sequence ATGTCTGGTCGTGGAAAGAAGGTTCAGAAAGCTGCAGCTGGAAAGGCCTCTAAATCATCCAAGGCTGGCCTGCAGTTCCCAGTTGGACGTATCCACAGACTCTTGAAGAAAGGAAACTATGCGGAGAGGATTGGTGCGGCAGCTGCTGTTTACCTGGCAGCCTCTCTGGAGTACCTGTGTGCGGAGGTCTTGGAGCTGTCAGGAAACGCGGCCAGAGACAACAAGAAATCGAGGATCTTACCCAGACACATCCAGCTGGCAGTTAGAAATGATGATGAACTCTCCAAGCTGTTTGATGGCATCACAATTGCTGATGGTGGTGTCTTGCCTAACATCCATGCTGTGCTTCTACCAAAGAAAACTAGTAGAGTTCCAGGGTCACAAGAGTCAAGTAAAGTAGCAGAGTCTCAAGAATTCTAG